One genomic window of Halorubrum hochsteinianum includes the following:
- the hemA gene encoding glutamyl-tRNA reductase has translation MRETGAIAGVSVAHADATVDEIEAAGGDGVRATVSDLLAREGVEEAFAVQTCNRSEAYVVTDRTIDGATALSTFAPDVRGGAVRRLDHEESLEHLMRVASGLESLVLGEDQIIGQLREAYEESKSAGGIGPVLKDAVTKALHVGERARTETEINEGVVSLGSAAVRLAASEIDLTDGTAVVVGAGEMGTLAARTLDDTPVSEILVANRTVPNAEFVAEEVDTPAEAVSLADLPAMIPDADLVVTATGSPDLIVHPSYVDGAGRLVCIDIAQPRDVDPAAGAREGVTVYDIDDLEDVTRRTRESRAQEARDVEAIIDEELDRILEAYKRKRADDAISSMYAGADQVKARELDRAMSRLEAQGGLTDEQRETVEDLADALVGQLLAAPTRSLRDAAGEDDWETIRTALRLFDPEFTSQAAGSEEVDASADAGPDAVPDSVAEELDD, from the coding sequence ATGAGAGAGACGGGTGCGATCGCCGGCGTGAGCGTCGCCCACGCCGACGCGACCGTCGACGAGATCGAGGCCGCCGGCGGCGACGGCGTCCGCGCGACCGTCTCGGACCTGCTCGCACGCGAGGGGGTCGAGGAGGCGTTCGCGGTGCAGACGTGTAACCGCTCGGAGGCGTACGTCGTCACCGACCGCACGATCGACGGCGCGACCGCCCTCTCGACGTTCGCGCCGGACGTGCGCGGCGGCGCGGTCCGCCGCCTCGACCACGAGGAGAGTCTGGAGCACCTGATGCGGGTCGCGTCCGGGCTGGAGTCGCTCGTGCTCGGCGAAGACCAGATCATCGGCCAGCTGCGGGAGGCCTACGAGGAGTCGAAGTCCGCCGGCGGCATCGGTCCGGTCCTCAAGGACGCGGTGACGAAGGCGCTCCACGTCGGCGAGCGCGCCCGCACGGAGACCGAGATCAACGAGGGCGTCGTCTCGCTCGGCTCGGCGGCGGTCCGGCTGGCGGCGAGCGAGATCGACCTGACCGACGGGACGGCCGTCGTCGTCGGCGCGGGCGAGATGGGGACGCTGGCGGCCCGCACGCTCGACGACACGCCGGTCTCGGAGATACTCGTCGCGAACCGCACCGTCCCGAACGCGGAGTTCGTCGCTGAGGAGGTCGACACCCCCGCGGAGGCGGTGTCGCTCGCGGACCTCCCCGCGATGATCCCGGACGCCGACCTCGTCGTCACGGCGACCGGCAGCCCGGACCTGATCGTCCACCCCTCGTACGTCGACGGCGCCGGCCGCCTCGTCTGTATCGACATCGCGCAGCCCCGCGACGTCGACCCGGCGGCGGGGGCCCGCGAGGGCGTGACCGTCTACGACATCGACGACCTCGAAGACGTCACCCGCCGGACGCGCGAGAGCCGGGCGCAGGAGGCCCGCGACGTCGAGGCGATCATCGACGAGGAGTTGGACCGCATCCTGGAGGCGTACAAGCGCAAGCGCGCCGACGACGCCATCTCGTCGATGTACGCGGGCGCGGACCAGGTGAAGGCCAGAGAGCTCGACCGCGCGATGTCGAGGCTGGAGGCGCAGGGCGGTCTCACCGACGAGCAGCGCGAGACGGTCGAGGACCTCGCGGACGCCCTCGTCGGCCAGCTGCTCGCGGCACCGACCCGGTCGCTGCGGGACGCGGCCGGCGAGGACGACTGGGAGACGATCCGCACCGCGCTCCGCCTGTTCGACCCCGAGTTCACGTCGCAAGCGGCCGGCTCCGAGGAGGTCGACGCGAGCGCGGACGCCGGTCCCGACGCGGTCCCGGACTCCGTCGCCGAGGAACTCGACGATTAG
- a CDS encoding precorrin-2 dehydrogenase/sirohydrochlorin ferrochelatase family protein, producing MTPLYHDFAGETVVVFGGGSVGARKARGFDDAARVVVVSPAFDERLRSLAGDETASDEGSEPADGPSVELVRAAPDADAVGDWLDRLDPALAVAATDDAAVNAAVESAALDRGVLVNRTDVSGERDPGSVVVPATVEDDPVTVALSTGGTSPALAKALRERIEAEIDGAGEMARLSGEVREELKAEGIAPEKRREAVRRVVRSRGVWKALQKGRSYGRQEADTVIEEVLDR from the coding sequence GTGACTCCGCTGTACCACGATTTCGCCGGCGAGACGGTGGTCGTCTTCGGCGGCGGCTCCGTCGGGGCGCGGAAGGCGCGCGGGTTCGACGACGCCGCCCGCGTCGTCGTCGTCAGCCCGGCGTTCGACGAGCGGCTGCGGTCGCTCGCGGGCGACGAGACGGCGTCGGACGAGGGGTCCGAACCCGCGGACGGCCCGTCCGTCGAACTGGTCCGCGCCGCTCCGGACGCCGACGCGGTCGGAGACTGGCTCGACCGGCTCGACCCGGCGCTGGCGGTCGCCGCGACCGACGACGCGGCGGTCAACGCCGCCGTGGAGTCGGCCGCGCTCGACCGAGGCGTGCTGGTCAACCGGACCGACGTCTCGGGCGAGCGCGACCCCGGGAGCGTCGTGGTGCCCGCGACGGTCGAGGACGACCCGGTGACCGTGGCGCTCTCGACGGGCGGGACCAGCCCCGCGCTGGCGAAGGCGTTACGCGAGCGGATCGAGGCCGAGATCGACGGTGCGGGCGAGATGGCGCGGCTTTCCGGGGAGGTCCGCGAGGAGCTGAAAGCGGAGGGGATCGCGCCCGAGAAGCGCCGCGAAGCGGTCCGGCGCGTCGTCAGATCGCGGGGGGTTTGGAAGGCTTTACAAAAGGGGAGATCTTACGGACGGCAAGAGGCTGACACCGTGATCGAGGAGGTACTCGACCGATGA
- a CDS encoding Lrp/AsnC family transcriptional regulator produces MQEVDADLTALDRAIINAFQGGFPVAERPFDAAAAALRERGVDVTGPELCERVRELDEEGILSRFGALVNAEEIGGAASLVAMHAPEDRYEEIAETVNEFTAVAHNYEREHPHLNMWFVVSVADHPDPDKDGSDRVKEVLAEIESATGQETYNLPKLREFHVGAKFLVDGPVPDGDVDLSELGPEVAPSDRGTLTPDERDLVVEIQGGLPVTETPYADVAAALDADVDWVIETVKRFEREGKVRRVGVIPNHYALGYTENGMTVWNVPEDVLDEVGPAVAELEFVTHCYERPRHAGVWEYNFFAMTHGRTEAESERRIAEVRELMDEHWDVGADDWDTLFSTRILKKTGIRIADRADSNTA; encoded by the coding sequence ATGCAAGAGGTCGACGCGGACCTGACGGCGCTCGACCGCGCGATCATCAACGCGTTCCAGGGCGGCTTCCCGGTGGCGGAGCGGCCCTTCGACGCGGCGGCGGCCGCGCTCCGCGAGCGCGGCGTCGACGTGACGGGACCGGAGCTCTGCGAGCGCGTCCGCGAACTCGACGAGGAGGGGATCCTCTCGCGGTTCGGCGCGCTCGTCAACGCCGAGGAGATCGGCGGAGCCGCGTCGCTCGTGGCGATGCACGCGCCCGAGGACCGCTACGAGGAGATCGCGGAGACGGTCAACGAGTTCACCGCGGTCGCGCACAACTACGAGCGCGAACACCCCCACCTCAACATGTGGTTCGTGGTGAGCGTCGCGGACCACCCGGACCCGGACAAGGACGGGAGCGACCGCGTCAAGGAGGTGCTGGCGGAGATCGAGTCCGCCACGGGCCAGGAGACGTACAACCTCCCGAAGCTCCGGGAGTTCCACGTCGGCGCGAAGTTCCTCGTCGACGGGCCGGTCCCCGACGGCGACGTCGACCTGTCGGAGCTGGGTCCCGAGGTCGCGCCGAGCGACCGCGGGACGCTCACCCCGGACGAGCGCGACCTCGTCGTCGAGATTCAGGGCGGGCTGCCGGTCACGGAGACCCCGTACGCCGACGTGGCGGCCGCGCTCGACGCCGACGTGGACTGGGTGATCGAGACGGTGAAGCGGTTCGAGCGGGAGGGGAAGGTGCGCCGCGTCGGCGTCATCCCGAACCACTACGCGCTCGGGTACACGGAGAACGGGATGACGGTCTGGAACGTGCCGGAGGACGTGTTAGACGAGGTCGGTCCCGCCGTGGCGGAGTTGGAGTTCGTCACGCACTGCTACGAGCGCCCCCGGCACGCGGGCGTCTGGGAGTACAACTTCTTCGCGATGACGCACGGCCGGACGGAGGCGGAAAGCGAGCGCCGGATCGCGGAGGTGCGGGAGCTGATGGACGAGCACTGGGACGTCGGGGCCGACGACTGGGACACCCTGTTCTCGACGCGCATCCTGAAGAAGACCGGCATCCGCATCGCGGACCGGGCGGACAGCAACACGGCGTGA
- a CDS encoding DUF7112 family protein produces the protein MPRVPSDGEDVASVRVSLARSGGTRRPCVRLPDDDSLEGRVESGSCDALGVSGGDLVRVAIDREEYHARVASDSKGRLLRGAFDNRRLARDAGEGTNRLVEWLDANGREPGEGVVLDVVVPGELYGLRIPGERTVYDANRGPRSSLADIARDVDG, from the coding sequence ATGCCTCGCGTCCCCTCCGACGGCGAGGACGTTGCCTCCGTTCGCGTCTCGCTCGCCCGGAGCGGCGGCACTCGCCGTCCCTGCGTCAGGCTCCCGGACGACGACTCGCTCGAAGGCCGCGTCGAGTCCGGCTCCTGCGACGCGCTCGGCGTGAGCGGGGGCGACCTCGTTCGGGTCGCGATCGACCGCGAGGAGTACCACGCGCGGGTTGCGAGCGACTCGAAGGGGCGGCTCCTGCGCGGCGCGTTCGACAACCGGCGGCTCGCGCGCGACGCCGGCGAGGGGACGAACCGGTTGGTCGAGTGGCTCGACGCGAACGGCCGCGAGCCGGGCGAGGGCGTCGTCCTCGACGTGGTGGTGCCCGGCGAGCTGTACGGCCTCCGGATCCCCGGCGAGCGGACCGTCTACGACGCGAACCGCGGTCCCCGATCGTCGCTCGCGGACATCGCGCGCGACGTGGACGGGTAG
- a CDS encoding 30S ribosomal protein S6e, whose product MAEFKVVVADPETGETFQREVDGQDANRFLGRELGDEIGGDAVGLPEHTIELTGGSDETGRPMREDVSGTRLKELLLEGGVGFEPSREGERKRITVRGREIDDDVAQINATVVDGDGDVAAALGEGDADDDEADE is encoded by the coding sequence ATGGCTGAATTCAAAGTCGTCGTCGCCGACCCCGAGACCGGCGAGACGTTCCAGCGAGAGGTCGACGGACAGGACGCCAACCGATTCCTCGGCCGCGAACTCGGCGACGAGATCGGCGGCGACGCCGTCGGACTCCCCGAGCACACGATCGAACTCACCGGCGGCTCCGACGAGACCGGCCGCCCGATGCGCGAGGACGTCTCCGGCACGCGCCTGAAGGAACTGCTCTTGGAAGGCGGCGTGGGCTTCGAGCCGTCCCGCGAGGGCGAGCGCAAGCGCATCACCGTCCGCGGCCGCGAGATCGACGACGACGTCGCGCAGATCAACGCGACCGTCGTCGACGGCGACGGCGACGTGGCGGCCGCGCTCGGTGAGGGCGACGCGGACGACGACGAAGCCGACGAGTAA
- a CDS encoding lipoate--protein ligase family protein: MRVYRGEFATPAADRAPTAEMLASAAEGVPAVRVTAPPRQVAFGRRDARESGFDRAKRAARDAGFPVVERDVGGRAVAYTGSTLSFGVAVPTGEGRGSIDARYETATETLRDALRDLGADVVRGEPPESFCPGDHSLRVAGGRDPAGSDAEAECGGKVAGLAQRVRADAALVAGVLVVSAADPEAIAGVTEPVYEALGVPFDPGSVGSVADAGGPDDPDRVARAVEDAFVDGPWGDGERRIVRVDEGDG, encoded by the coding sequence ATGCGCGTGTACAGGGGGGAGTTCGCGACGCCGGCCGCCGACCGCGCCCCGACGGCCGAGATGCTCGCGTCGGCCGCCGAGGGCGTCCCGGCCGTCCGCGTCACCGCGCCGCCGCGGCAGGTCGCGTTCGGCCGCCGCGACGCCCGGGAGTCCGGGTTCGATCGGGCGAAGCGCGCGGCCCGCGACGCCGGGTTCCCGGTCGTCGAGCGCGACGTGGGCGGCCGCGCGGTCGCGTACACCGGGTCGACGCTCTCGTTCGGGGTCGCGGTGCCGACGGGCGAGGGGCGCGGGTCGATCGACGCGCGGTACGAGACCGCGACGGAGACGCTCCGCGACGCGCTCCGTGACCTCGGAGCGGACGTGGTCCGCGGGGAGCCGCCGGAGTCCTTCTGTCCGGGGGACCACTCCCTGCGGGTCGCCGGCGGCAGGGACCCCGCAGGCAGCGACGCGGAGGCAGAGTGCGGCGGGAAGGTCGCGGGACTCGCCCAGCGCGTCCGCGCCGACGCGGCGCTCGTCGCGGGCGTCCTCGTCGTCTCGGCGGCCGACCCCGAGGCGATCGCCGGGGTGACGGAGCCGGTCTACGAGGCGCTCGGCGTGCCGTTCGACCCTGGGTCGGTCGGGAGCGTCGCCGACGCCGGCGGCCCGGACGACCCGGACCGGGTGGCCCGCGCGGTCGAGGACGCGTTCGTCGACGGGCCGTGGGGCGACGGCGAGCGTCGGATCGTCCGCGTTGACGAGGGAGACGGCTGA
- a CDS encoding histidine kinase N-terminal 7TM domain-containing protein: protein MSDLSALPVQAYLIACLLAGAIGLWLGRVAWHERDEPGGLEVALYLLCGGGVALLYAFRIALPGEVGMTVALNLATPLVGALPVLWICFALAFTGHERWRTERRIVGIATPAFVWVLLAWSSETHGLARGPVTAVVDGPFTLLGYGLGPVGGAYVLLAYGLCVAGALLVVDLYERTGNRYRLQTFVVLLGTLFPFLAGVATFVDVGSYAHLSWLPTAFVIHGVFLYGTVFWLGTLDAAVVARDTAVEVMQDPVIVSGSDGRIRDLNPAAEALLPPDAVGSSLSAVFPRLEDGSEHPIAIGDRQFDIQENPITDPRGTDRGHVFLLRDVTAREQRQAALERRESELERQNERLEEFAGVVSHDLRNPLAAASAAVELARQRGDDPDGSLERAANAHERMDDMIEGLLALATAGETVDGLDRVSLDGAVRRVWSRLETADATLTVEGDATALADRDRLEQLLSNLFRNAIEHAGADAAVTVTVSSDGDGVTLAVGDDGPGIPPAERENVTERGVSLGGGTGLGLAIVGDIAEAHGWTLAVGESDDGGARFVIEGLEAADP, encoded by the coding sequence ATGAGCGACCTGAGCGCCCTGCCGGTCCAAGCGTACCTCATCGCCTGTCTGCTGGCGGGGGCGATCGGACTCTGGCTCGGTCGGGTCGCGTGGCACGAGCGCGACGAGCCGGGAGGGCTGGAGGTCGCGCTCTACCTGCTCTGTGGCGGGGGCGTCGCCCTCCTGTACGCCTTCCGGATCGCGCTCCCCGGCGAGGTCGGGATGACGGTGGCGCTCAACCTGGCGACGCCGCTCGTCGGGGCGCTCCCCGTCCTCTGGATCTGCTTCGCGCTCGCGTTCACGGGCCACGAGCGCTGGCGGACGGAGCGCCGGATCGTCGGGATCGCGACGCCCGCGTTCGTCTGGGTGCTGCTCGCGTGGTCGAGCGAGACCCACGGGCTGGCCCGCGGGCCGGTGACGGCCGTCGTCGACGGCCCGTTCACGCTGCTCGGGTACGGGTTGGGACCGGTGGGGGGCGCGTACGTCCTCCTCGCGTACGGCCTGTGTGTCGCCGGCGCGCTGCTCGTCGTCGACCTCTACGAGCGGACCGGGAACCGCTACCGGCTCCAGACGTTCGTCGTGCTGCTCGGCACGCTGTTCCCGTTCCTCGCGGGGGTGGCGACGTTCGTCGACGTGGGGAGCTACGCGCACCTCTCGTGGCTGCCGACCGCGTTCGTGATCCACGGCGTGTTCCTCTACGGCACCGTCTTCTGGCTCGGGACCCTCGACGCCGCGGTCGTCGCGCGCGACACCGCGGTCGAGGTGATGCAGGACCCCGTGATCGTCTCCGGCTCGGACGGCCGGATCCGCGACCTCAACCCGGCGGCCGAGGCGCTCCTCCCGCCCGACGCGGTCGGCTCGTCGCTGTCGGCGGTGTTCCCGCGGCTGGAGGACGGCTCGGAGCACCCGATCGCGATCGGCGACCGCCAGTTCGACATCCAGGAGAACCCCATCACCGACCCGCGCGGCACCGACCGCGGGCACGTCTTCCTGCTTCGCGACGTGACCGCGCGGGAGCAGCGACAGGCGGCGCTCGAACGCCGCGAGTCCGAACTCGAACGCCAGAACGAGCGGTTAGAGGAGTTCGCGGGCGTCGTCTCGCACGACCTCCGGAACCCACTCGCGGCCGCGTCCGCGGCCGTCGAACTGGCCCGCCAGCGCGGCGACGACCCCGACGGCTCGCTGGAGCGGGCCGCGAACGCCCACGAGCGGATGGACGACATGATCGAGGGACTGCTCGCGCTGGCGACGGCGGGCGAGACGGTGGACGGGCTCGACCGCGTCTCGCTCGACGGGGCCGTCCGGCGCGTCTGGTCGCGCCTGGAGACCGCGGACGCGACGCTCACTGTCGAGGGCGACGCGACCGCCCTCGCCGACCGCGACCGGCTCGAACAGCTGCTCTCGAACCTGTTCCGTAACGCGATCGAACACGCGGGCGCGGACGCCGCGGTCACCGTCACCGTCTCGTCCGACGGCGACGGCGTCACGCTCGCCGTCGGCGACGACGGCCCCGGGATCCCGCCCGCGGAGCGCGAGAACGTCACCGAACGCGGCGTGTCGCTCGGCGGCGGCACCGGGCTGGGGCTGGCCATCGTCGGCGACATCGCCGAGGCGCACGGCTGGACGCTCGCCGTCGGCGAGTCCGACGACGGCGGCGCGCGGTTCGTCATCGAGGGACTGGAGGCGGCGGACCCGTGA
- a CDS encoding PaaI family thioesterase produces MDRTEIAAMDPLPSEATAFVERKLEDEHGYLSWLNTSVEVIERGRVVLSIPFDDKLTNADGRTIHGGVAATLIDTAGGVAQRTAFEDPLDGGVATVNLNANYLRPATGDLRAEAEVVRAGGSIGVSDMTVTTAAGGEGADGEGDDGGDEAGADRSEVVVGQGSFRLFRE; encoded by the coding sequence ATGGACCGCACGGAGATCGCGGCGATGGACCCGCTGCCGTCGGAGGCGACGGCGTTCGTCGAGCGGAAGCTGGAGGACGAGCACGGCTACCTCTCGTGGCTGAACACGTCGGTCGAGGTCATCGAGCGCGGGCGCGTCGTCCTCTCTATCCCCTTCGACGACAAGCTCACGAACGCCGACGGGCGGACGATCCACGGCGGGGTCGCGGCGACGCTGATCGACACGGCGGGCGGCGTCGCCCAGCGCACCGCGTTCGAGGATCCCCTCGACGGCGGCGTGGCGACGGTGAACCTCAACGCGAACTACCTCCGGCCCGCGACCGGCGACCTCCGCGCCGAGGCCGAGGTGGTCAGGGCCGGCGGCTCGATCGGCGTCAGCGACATGACCGTCACGACCGCCGCCGGGGGTGAGGGGGCGGACGGAGAGGGCGACGACGGTGGAGACGAGGCGGGGGCCGACCGCTCCGAGGTCGTCGTCGGTCAGGGGTCGTTCCGGCTGTTCCGCGAGTAG